In Cicer arietinum cultivar CDC Frontier isolate Library 1 chromosome 1, Cicar.CDCFrontier_v2.0, whole genome shotgun sequence, one DNA window encodes the following:
- the LOC101497656 gene encoding interactor of constitutive active ROPs 1-like, which produces MPRSRGSDLPQRQSPRGTHLLRTSSSDSDPLHHRLIADRSPKLGNRRSSRGTTQSETVNQKKLGTRIADLESQLGQAQQELKNLKDQLSSAEAEKKKAEAELVKKEKSQEKKSISKNAQECNTKAETKHQDVIIADDNLQETDVFEVSIEKLAIEFRKHEEQLQQETQIALELSEPEKPNVDEMTLKNDEIVLLKLSLEEKKKELESMSNENDNLKNQLNEAVSKVTSLETKEEGMTLKWKQLCEELVESKGNEEKLNEKLKSVKEEKEGLESEMKKLRVQSEQWRKAADAAAAVLAGEMDMSGSMVKHFGGTFETPCGGKYNGYIGSPGLVDDLDDGFVGGKKKGSGIRMFGDLWKKKGQK; this is translated from the exons ATGCCAAGATCAAG GGGATCTGATTTGCCTCAGAGGCAGTCACCAAGAGGTACTCATCTGCTTCGAACATCGAGTTCTGACTCAGACCCATTGCATCATCGACTGATAGCTGACCGAAGTCCAAAGCTAGGAAACCGACGTTCTTCAAGAGGTACTACTCAATCTGAGACAGTGAATCAGAAGAAGCTAGGAACTCGAATCGCAGATTTGGAATCGCAGCTCGGTCAAGCACAACAAGAGTTGAAAAATTTGAAGGATCAGTTATCTTCTGCAGAAGCTGAAAAGAAAAAAGCTGAGGCTGAACTAGTGAAGAAAGAGAAATCTCAAGAAAAGAAAAGCATTTCAAAGAATGCTCAAGAATGTAATACCAAAGCTGAAACTAAACACCAAGATGTTATTATAGCTGATGATAATCTACAAGAGACTGATGTTTTTGAAGTTTCGATTGAAAAGTTGGCAATTGAATTCAGAAAACATGAAGAACAATTACAACAGGAAACTCAAATTGCACTAGAATTATCAGAGCCAGAGAAGCCTAATGTGGATGAAATGACACTGAAAAATGACGAAATTGTGTTGTTGAAATTGAGTTTGGAAGAGAAAAAGAAGGAATTGGAATCAATGAGTAATGAAAATGATAATCTGAAAAATCAACTGAATGAAGCAGTTTCAAAAGTAACATCTTTGGAAACCAAGGAAGAAGGAATGACATTGAAATGGAAGCAATTGTGTGAAGAGTTGGTAGAAAGTAAAGGGAATGAAGAAAAGTTGAATGAGAAACTGAAATCTGTGAAAGAAGAAAAGGAAGGGTTAGAATCCGAAATGAAGAAGCTAAGGGTGCAGTCAGAACAGTGGAGAAAAGCAGCTGATGCTGCAGCTGCAGTTCTTGCAGGAGAGATGGATATGAGTGGTTCAATGGTTAAGCATTTTGGTGGAACATTTGAGACACCTTGTGGTGGAAAGTACAATGGATACATAGGGTCTCCTGGTTTGGTTGATGACTTGGATGATGGTTTTGTTGGTGGAAAAAAGAAAGGTTCTGGTATTAGAATGTTTGGTGATTTATGGAAGAAGAAAGGCCAAAAGTGA
- the LOC101496903 gene encoding uncharacterized protein isoform X2, translating into MKKEQTKNLKEKKHNKIRKRGSTSTSSSSTFTRKYRYKRAILVAKKSGYSTPSPMWKTTSMSTNHHHNHAIKNTSLHSSKEKKELSVSARKLAATLWELNDLTPSMVKKEPMRINKDRDKDRVQSLCRSVLLGPHKLDPSYSSTSFSEVNQRIKGIEVDGDLSHHLQFADHDLRCLDGCCNDDLMEKESNKLKDKRNCGKCKVGVKNYLKEAKSGLSTLNKLLKVLSQMVHEEKHSFRSIPLILGMSNELDRVRNQIDGFIEEQSSNQTDIEYLMKHFAEENSAWKRREREKIRATMMSLTQELEVEKKLRRQTERLNMKIVNEMENVKYSYSKLSKEHKREKRAKEILEQVCDELAQGIGEDRAKVEEMKRESEKVLEEVEKEREMLQLADVLREERVHMKLSEAKYQFEEKNEMLENLRNELESFFKSKEKEKGGDDDGVNEGLKKLKDFEFYLNKTCLELQNLEADNHLNVGDAIEHEDESAETESDLQSIELNMDNENKSYNWSYACENVAHFEAKRVSIDKDIGRRSFSDWGSICFNKGTPKGNKQKEFGLNIDESFDKLERERSIEFVFGDEIEKDKKVRIIGLS; encoded by the exons ATGAAAAAAGAACAA ACAAAAAATCTGAAAGAGAAGAAACACAACAAGATCAGAAAACGAGGAAGTACCTCCACATCTTCCTCTTCCACCTTTACTAGAAAATACAGATATAAACGAGCAATTTTGGTAGCGAAGAAAAGTGGGTACAGTACACCATCACCCATGTGGAAAACAACTTCTATGTCAACCAATCATCATCACAACCATGCTATCAAAAACACATCTTTGCATTCTTCCAAAGAGAAGAAGGAACTTTCTGTTTCTGCTAGAAAACTCGCTGCTACACTATGGGAACTCAATGATTTGACTCCTTCCATGGTTAAAAAGGAACCAATGAGAATCAACAAGGACAGAGACAAAGACAGAGTTCAGAGTTTATGTAGATCAGTGTTATTGGGACCACACAAGTTAGATCCATCATATTCTAGTACTTCTTTCTCAGAG GTAAATCAGAGAATCAAAGGTATTGAAGTTGATGGCGATTTATCTCATCACCTTCAATTTGCTGATCACGACTTGAGATGCTTAGATGGTTGTTGTAATGATGATTTAATGGAG AAGGAAAGCAATAAGTTAAAAGACAAGAGGAATTGTGGTAAATGCAAGGTTGGAGTCAAGAACTATCTTAAGGAAGCTAAAAGTGGCTTATCTACATTGAATAAGCTTCTAAAGGTGTTAAGTCAAATGGTCCATGAAGAGAAGCATTCATTTAGAAGCATACCTCTCATCTTAGGCATGAGCAATGAGCTTGATCGCGTTCGCAACCAAATTGATGGATTCATCGAAGAACAAAGCTCGAACCAGACCGATATTGAGTATCTCATGAAGCATTTTGCAGAAGAAAATAGTGCTTggaaaagaagagaaagagagaagatTCGCGCGACCATGATGAGCTTAACGCAGGAGCTTGAGGTGGAGAAGAAGCTTAGAAGGCAAACTGAGAGGCTGAACATGAAGATTGTCAATGAAATGGAGAATGTAAAATATTCTTATTCAAAATTGTCGAAAGAGCACAAAAGGGAGAAAAGGGCTAAAGAGATTTTGGAGCAAGTTTGTGATGAACTTGCCCAAGGCATTGGAGAAGACAGAGCAAAGGTAGAGGAAATGAAAAGGGAATCAGAAAAAGTCCTAGAAGAGGTTGAAAAGGAGAGGGAAATGCTTCAATTAGCAGATGTTTTGCGCGAAGAAAGAGTTCATATGAAGCTCTCAGAAGCTAAATATCAATTTGAGGAGAAAAATGAAATGCTAGAAAATCTTAGAAATGAGCTTGAGAGCTTTTTCAAAagcaaagaaaaagagaaaggtGGTGATGATGATGGTGTTAATGAAGGTCTTAAAAAACTCAAAGATTTTGAGTTCTATTTGAATAAGACATGTTTGGAACTCCAAAATCTAGAGGCAGATAATCATTTAAATGTTGGAGATGCAATAGAGCATGAAGATGAGTCAGCTGAGACTGAGAGTGATCTTCAATCTATTGAATTGAATATGGACAATGAGAATAAAAGCTACAACTGGAGTTATGCTTGTGAGAATGTTGCACATTTTGAGGCAAAAAGAGTTTCAATTGATAAAGATATCGGAAGGAGATCTTTTTCTGATTGGGGGAGTATTTGCTTCAACAAGGGAACTCCTAAAGGTAATAAACAAAAGGAGTTTGGTTTAAATATTGATGAAAGTTTTGATAAGCTTGAGAGAGAAAGATCAATTGAATTTGTTTTTGGAGATGAAATAGAAAAAGATAAGAAAGTGAGAATTATAGGACTATCATGA
- the LOC101496903 gene encoding uncharacterized protein isoform X5, with the protein MMSSCQTKNLKEKKHNKIRKRGSTSTSSSSTFTRKYRYKRAILVAKKSGYSTPSPMWKTTSMSTNHHHNHAIKNTSLHSSKEKKELSVSARKLAATLWELNDLTPSMVKKEPMRINKDRDKDRVQSLCRSVLLGPHKLDPSYSSTSFSEVNQRIKGIEVDGDLSHHLQFADHDLRCLDGCCNDDLMEKESNKLKDKRNCGKCKVGVKNYLKEAKSGLSTLNKLLKVLSQMVHEEKHSFRSIPLILGMSNELDRVRNQIDGFIEEQSSNQTDIEYLMKHFAEENSAWKRREREKIRATMMSLTQELEVEKKLRRQTERLNMKIVNEMENVKYSYSKLSKEHKREKRAKEILEQVCDELAQGIGEDRAKVEEMKRESEKVLEEVEKEREMLQLADVLREERVHMKLSEAKYQFEEKNEMLENLRNELESFFKSKEKEKGGDDDGVNEGLKKLKDFEFYLNKTCLELQNLEADNHLNVGDAIEHEDESAETESDLQSIELNMDNENKSYNWSYACENVAHFEAKRVSIDKDIGRRSFSDWGSICFNKGTPKEF; encoded by the exons ATGATGTCCTCGTGTCAGACAAAAAATCTGAAAGAGAAGAAACACAACAAGATCAGAAAACGAGGAAGTACCTCCACATCTTCCTCTTCCACCTTTACTAGAAAATACAGATATAAACGAGCAATTTTGGTAGCGAAGAAAAGTGGGTACAGTACACCATCACCCATGTGGAAAACAACTTCTATGTCAACCAATCATCATCACAACCATGCTATCAAAAACACATCTTTGCATTCTTCCAAAGAGAAGAAGGAACTTTCTGTTTCTGCTAGAAAACTCGCTGCTACACTATGGGAACTCAATGATTTGACTCCTTCCATGGTTAAAAAGGAACCAATGAGAATCAACAAGGACAGAGACAAAGACAGAGTTCAGAGTTTATGTAGATCAGTGTTATTGGGACCACACAAGTTAGATCCATCATATTCTAGTACTTCTTTCTCAGAG GTAAATCAGAGAATCAAAGGTATTGAAGTTGATGGCGATTTATCTCATCACCTTCAATTTGCTGATCACGACTTGAGATGCTTAGATGGTTGTTGTAATGATGATTTAATGGAG AAGGAAAGCAATAAGTTAAAAGACAAGAGGAATTGTGGTAAATGCAAGGTTGGAGTCAAGAACTATCTTAAGGAAGCTAAAAGTGGCTTATCTACATTGAATAAGCTTCTAAAGGTGTTAAGTCAAATGGTCCATGAAGAGAAGCATTCATTTAGAAGCATACCTCTCATCTTAGGCATGAGCAATGAGCTTGATCGCGTTCGCAACCAAATTGATGGATTCATCGAAGAACAAAGCTCGAACCAGACCGATATTGAGTATCTCATGAAGCATTTTGCAGAAGAAAATAGTGCTTggaaaagaagagaaagagagaagatTCGCGCGACCATGATGAGCTTAACGCAGGAGCTTGAGGTGGAGAAGAAGCTTAGAAGGCAAACTGAGAGGCTGAACATGAAGATTGTCAATGAAATGGAGAATGTAAAATATTCTTATTCAAAATTGTCGAAAGAGCACAAAAGGGAGAAAAGGGCTAAAGAGATTTTGGAGCAAGTTTGTGATGAACTTGCCCAAGGCATTGGAGAAGACAGAGCAAAGGTAGAGGAAATGAAAAGGGAATCAGAAAAAGTCCTAGAAGAGGTTGAAAAGGAGAGGGAAATGCTTCAATTAGCAGATGTTTTGCGCGAAGAAAGAGTTCATATGAAGCTCTCAGAAGCTAAATATCAATTTGAGGAGAAAAATGAAATGCTAGAAAATCTTAGAAATGAGCTTGAGAGCTTTTTCAAAagcaaagaaaaagagaaaggtGGTGATGATGATGGTGTTAATGAAGGTCTTAAAAAACTCAAAGATTTTGAGTTCTATTTGAATAAGACATGTTTGGAACTCCAAAATCTAGAGGCAGATAATCATTTAAATGTTGGAGATGCAATAGAGCATGAAGATGAGTCAGCTGAGACTGAGAGTGATCTTCAATCTATTGAATTGAATATGGACAATGAGAATAAAAGCTACAACTGGAGTTATGCTTGTGAGAATGTTGCACATTTTGAGGCAAAAAGAGTTTCAATTGATAAAGATATCGGAAGGAGATCTTTTTCTGATTGGGGGAGTATTTGCTTCAACAAGGGAACTCCTAAAG AATTTTAA
- the LOC101496903 gene encoding uncharacterized protein isoform X4, with the protein MMSSCQTKNLKEKKHNKIRKRGSTSTSSSSTFTRKYRYKRAILVAKKSGYSTPSPMWKTTSMSTNHHHNHAIKNTSLHSSKEKKELSVSARKLAATLWELNDLTPSMVKKEPMRINKDRDKDRVQSLCRSVLLGPHKLDPSYSSTSFSEKESNKLKDKRNCGKCKVGVKNYLKEAKSGLSTLNKLLKVLSQMVHEEKHSFRSIPLILGMSNELDRVRNQIDGFIEEQSSNQTDIEYLMKHFAEENSAWKRREREKIRATMMSLTQELEVEKKLRRQTERLNMKIVNEMENVKYSYSKLSKEHKREKRAKEILEQVCDELAQGIGEDRAKVEEMKRESEKVLEEVEKEREMLQLADVLREERVHMKLSEAKYQFEEKNEMLENLRNELESFFKSKEKEKGGDDDGVNEGLKKLKDFEFYLNKTCLELQNLEADNHLNVGDAIEHEDESAETESDLQSIELNMDNENKSYNWSYACENVAHFEAKRVSIDKDIGRRSFSDWGSICFNKGTPKGNKQKEFGLNIDESFDKLERERSIEFVFGDEIEKDKKVRIIGLS; encoded by the exons ATGATGTCCTCGTGTCAGACAAAAAATCTGAAAGAGAAGAAACACAACAAGATCAGAAAACGAGGAAGTACCTCCACATCTTCCTCTTCCACCTTTACTAGAAAATACAGATATAAACGAGCAATTTTGGTAGCGAAGAAAAGTGGGTACAGTACACCATCACCCATGTGGAAAACAACTTCTATGTCAACCAATCATCATCACAACCATGCTATCAAAAACACATCTTTGCATTCTTCCAAAGAGAAGAAGGAACTTTCTGTTTCTGCTAGAAAACTCGCTGCTACACTATGGGAACTCAATGATTTGACTCCTTCCATGGTTAAAAAGGAACCAATGAGAATCAACAAGGACAGAGACAAAGACAGAGTTCAGAGTTTATGTAGATCAGTGTTATTGGGACCACACAAGTTAGATCCATCATATTCTAGTACTTCTTTCTCAGAG AAGGAAAGCAATAAGTTAAAAGACAAGAGGAATTGTGGTAAATGCAAGGTTGGAGTCAAGAACTATCTTAAGGAAGCTAAAAGTGGCTTATCTACATTGAATAAGCTTCTAAAGGTGTTAAGTCAAATGGTCCATGAAGAGAAGCATTCATTTAGAAGCATACCTCTCATCTTAGGCATGAGCAATGAGCTTGATCGCGTTCGCAACCAAATTGATGGATTCATCGAAGAACAAAGCTCGAACCAGACCGATATTGAGTATCTCATGAAGCATTTTGCAGAAGAAAATAGTGCTTggaaaagaagagaaagagagaagatTCGCGCGACCATGATGAGCTTAACGCAGGAGCTTGAGGTGGAGAAGAAGCTTAGAAGGCAAACTGAGAGGCTGAACATGAAGATTGTCAATGAAATGGAGAATGTAAAATATTCTTATTCAAAATTGTCGAAAGAGCACAAAAGGGAGAAAAGGGCTAAAGAGATTTTGGAGCAAGTTTGTGATGAACTTGCCCAAGGCATTGGAGAAGACAGAGCAAAGGTAGAGGAAATGAAAAGGGAATCAGAAAAAGTCCTAGAAGAGGTTGAAAAGGAGAGGGAAATGCTTCAATTAGCAGATGTTTTGCGCGAAGAAAGAGTTCATATGAAGCTCTCAGAAGCTAAATATCAATTTGAGGAGAAAAATGAAATGCTAGAAAATCTTAGAAATGAGCTTGAGAGCTTTTTCAAAagcaaagaaaaagagaaaggtGGTGATGATGATGGTGTTAATGAAGGTCTTAAAAAACTCAAAGATTTTGAGTTCTATTTGAATAAGACATGTTTGGAACTCCAAAATCTAGAGGCAGATAATCATTTAAATGTTGGAGATGCAATAGAGCATGAAGATGAGTCAGCTGAGACTGAGAGTGATCTTCAATCTATTGAATTGAATATGGACAATGAGAATAAAAGCTACAACTGGAGTTATGCTTGTGAGAATGTTGCACATTTTGAGGCAAAAAGAGTTTCAATTGATAAAGATATCGGAAGGAGATCTTTTTCTGATTGGGGGAGTATTTGCTTCAACAAGGGAACTCCTAAAGGTAATAAACAAAAGGAGTTTGGTTTAAATATTGATGAAAGTTTTGATAAGCTTGAGAGAGAAAGATCAATTGAATTTGTTTTTGGAGATGAAATAGAAAAAGATAAGAAAGTGAGAATTATAGGACTATCATGA
- the LOC101496903 gene encoding uncharacterized protein isoform X1, which produces MMSSCQTKNLKEKKHNKIRKRGSTSTSSSSTFTRKYRYKRAILVAKKSGYSTPSPMWKTTSMSTNHHHNHAIKNTSLHSSKEKKELSVSARKLAATLWELNDLTPSMVKKEPMRINKDRDKDRVQSLCRSVLLGPHKLDPSYSSTSFSEVNQRIKGIEVDGDLSHHLQFADHDLRCLDGCCNDDLMEKESNKLKDKRNCGKCKVGVKNYLKEAKSGLSTLNKLLKVLSQMVHEEKHSFRSIPLILGMSNELDRVRNQIDGFIEEQSSNQTDIEYLMKHFAEENSAWKRREREKIRATMMSLTQELEVEKKLRRQTERLNMKIVNEMENVKYSYSKLSKEHKREKRAKEILEQVCDELAQGIGEDRAKVEEMKRESEKVLEEVEKEREMLQLADVLREERVHMKLSEAKYQFEEKNEMLENLRNELESFFKSKEKEKGGDDDGVNEGLKKLKDFEFYLNKTCLELQNLEADNHLNVGDAIEHEDESAETESDLQSIELNMDNENKSYNWSYACENVAHFEAKRVSIDKDIGRRSFSDWGSICFNKGTPKGNKQKEFGLNIDESFDKLERERSIEFVFGDEIEKDKKVRIIGLS; this is translated from the exons ATGATGTCCTCGTGTCAGACAAAAAATCTGAAAGAGAAGAAACACAACAAGATCAGAAAACGAGGAAGTACCTCCACATCTTCCTCTTCCACCTTTACTAGAAAATACAGATATAAACGAGCAATTTTGGTAGCGAAGAAAAGTGGGTACAGTACACCATCACCCATGTGGAAAACAACTTCTATGTCAACCAATCATCATCACAACCATGCTATCAAAAACACATCTTTGCATTCTTCCAAAGAGAAGAAGGAACTTTCTGTTTCTGCTAGAAAACTCGCTGCTACACTATGGGAACTCAATGATTTGACTCCTTCCATGGTTAAAAAGGAACCAATGAGAATCAACAAGGACAGAGACAAAGACAGAGTTCAGAGTTTATGTAGATCAGTGTTATTGGGACCACACAAGTTAGATCCATCATATTCTAGTACTTCTTTCTCAGAG GTAAATCAGAGAATCAAAGGTATTGAAGTTGATGGCGATTTATCTCATCACCTTCAATTTGCTGATCACGACTTGAGATGCTTAGATGGTTGTTGTAATGATGATTTAATGGAG AAGGAAAGCAATAAGTTAAAAGACAAGAGGAATTGTGGTAAATGCAAGGTTGGAGTCAAGAACTATCTTAAGGAAGCTAAAAGTGGCTTATCTACATTGAATAAGCTTCTAAAGGTGTTAAGTCAAATGGTCCATGAAGAGAAGCATTCATTTAGAAGCATACCTCTCATCTTAGGCATGAGCAATGAGCTTGATCGCGTTCGCAACCAAATTGATGGATTCATCGAAGAACAAAGCTCGAACCAGACCGATATTGAGTATCTCATGAAGCATTTTGCAGAAGAAAATAGTGCTTggaaaagaagagaaagagagaagatTCGCGCGACCATGATGAGCTTAACGCAGGAGCTTGAGGTGGAGAAGAAGCTTAGAAGGCAAACTGAGAGGCTGAACATGAAGATTGTCAATGAAATGGAGAATGTAAAATATTCTTATTCAAAATTGTCGAAAGAGCACAAAAGGGAGAAAAGGGCTAAAGAGATTTTGGAGCAAGTTTGTGATGAACTTGCCCAAGGCATTGGAGAAGACAGAGCAAAGGTAGAGGAAATGAAAAGGGAATCAGAAAAAGTCCTAGAAGAGGTTGAAAAGGAGAGGGAAATGCTTCAATTAGCAGATGTTTTGCGCGAAGAAAGAGTTCATATGAAGCTCTCAGAAGCTAAATATCAATTTGAGGAGAAAAATGAAATGCTAGAAAATCTTAGAAATGAGCTTGAGAGCTTTTTCAAAagcaaagaaaaagagaaaggtGGTGATGATGATGGTGTTAATGAAGGTCTTAAAAAACTCAAAGATTTTGAGTTCTATTTGAATAAGACATGTTTGGAACTCCAAAATCTAGAGGCAGATAATCATTTAAATGTTGGAGATGCAATAGAGCATGAAGATGAGTCAGCTGAGACTGAGAGTGATCTTCAATCTATTGAATTGAATATGGACAATGAGAATAAAAGCTACAACTGGAGTTATGCTTGTGAGAATGTTGCACATTTTGAGGCAAAAAGAGTTTCAATTGATAAAGATATCGGAAGGAGATCTTTTTCTGATTGGGGGAGTATTTGCTTCAACAAGGGAACTCCTAAAGGTAATAAACAAAAGGAGTTTGGTTTAAATATTGATGAAAGTTTTGATAAGCTTGAGAGAGAAAGATCAATTGAATTTGTTTTTGGAGATGAAATAGAAAAAGATAAGAAAGTGAGAATTATAGGACTATCATGA
- the LOC101496903 gene encoding uncharacterized protein isoform X3 encodes MMSSCQTKNLKEKKHNKIRKRGSTSTSSSSTFTRKYRYKRAILVAKKSGYSTPSPMWKTTSMSTNHHHNHAIKNTSLHSSKEKKELSVSARKLAATLWELNDLTPSMVKKEPMRINKDRDKDRVQSLCRSVLLGPHKLDPSYSSTSFSERIKGIEVDGDLSHHLQFADHDLRCLDGCCNDDLMEKESNKLKDKRNCGKCKVGVKNYLKEAKSGLSTLNKLLKVLSQMVHEEKHSFRSIPLILGMSNELDRVRNQIDGFIEEQSSNQTDIEYLMKHFAEENSAWKRREREKIRATMMSLTQELEVEKKLRRQTERLNMKIVNEMENVKYSYSKLSKEHKREKRAKEILEQVCDELAQGIGEDRAKVEEMKRESEKVLEEVEKEREMLQLADVLREERVHMKLSEAKYQFEEKNEMLENLRNELESFFKSKEKEKGGDDDGVNEGLKKLKDFEFYLNKTCLELQNLEADNHLNVGDAIEHEDESAETESDLQSIELNMDNENKSYNWSYACENVAHFEAKRVSIDKDIGRRSFSDWGSICFNKGTPKGNKQKEFGLNIDESFDKLERERSIEFVFGDEIEKDKKVRIIGLS; translated from the exons ATGATGTCCTCGTGTCAGACAAAAAATCTGAAAGAGAAGAAACACAACAAGATCAGAAAACGAGGAAGTACCTCCACATCTTCCTCTTCCACCTTTACTAGAAAATACAGATATAAACGAGCAATTTTGGTAGCGAAGAAAAGTGGGTACAGTACACCATCACCCATGTGGAAAACAACTTCTATGTCAACCAATCATCATCACAACCATGCTATCAAAAACACATCTTTGCATTCTTCCAAAGAGAAGAAGGAACTTTCTGTTTCTGCTAGAAAACTCGCTGCTACACTATGGGAACTCAATGATTTGACTCCTTCCATGGTTAAAAAGGAACCAATGAGAATCAACAAGGACAGAGACAAAGACAGAGTTCAGAGTTTATGTAGATCAGTGTTATTGGGACCACACAAGTTAGATCCATCATATTCTAGTACTTCTTTCTCAGAG AGAATCAAAGGTATTGAAGTTGATGGCGATTTATCTCATCACCTTCAATTTGCTGATCACGACTTGAGATGCTTAGATGGTTGTTGTAATGATGATTTAATGGAG AAGGAAAGCAATAAGTTAAAAGACAAGAGGAATTGTGGTAAATGCAAGGTTGGAGTCAAGAACTATCTTAAGGAAGCTAAAAGTGGCTTATCTACATTGAATAAGCTTCTAAAGGTGTTAAGTCAAATGGTCCATGAAGAGAAGCATTCATTTAGAAGCATACCTCTCATCTTAGGCATGAGCAATGAGCTTGATCGCGTTCGCAACCAAATTGATGGATTCATCGAAGAACAAAGCTCGAACCAGACCGATATTGAGTATCTCATGAAGCATTTTGCAGAAGAAAATAGTGCTTggaaaagaagagaaagagagaagatTCGCGCGACCATGATGAGCTTAACGCAGGAGCTTGAGGTGGAGAAGAAGCTTAGAAGGCAAACTGAGAGGCTGAACATGAAGATTGTCAATGAAATGGAGAATGTAAAATATTCTTATTCAAAATTGTCGAAAGAGCACAAAAGGGAGAAAAGGGCTAAAGAGATTTTGGAGCAAGTTTGTGATGAACTTGCCCAAGGCATTGGAGAAGACAGAGCAAAGGTAGAGGAAATGAAAAGGGAATCAGAAAAAGTCCTAGAAGAGGTTGAAAAGGAGAGGGAAATGCTTCAATTAGCAGATGTTTTGCGCGAAGAAAGAGTTCATATGAAGCTCTCAGAAGCTAAATATCAATTTGAGGAGAAAAATGAAATGCTAGAAAATCTTAGAAATGAGCTTGAGAGCTTTTTCAAAagcaaagaaaaagagaaaggtGGTGATGATGATGGTGTTAATGAAGGTCTTAAAAAACTCAAAGATTTTGAGTTCTATTTGAATAAGACATGTTTGGAACTCCAAAATCTAGAGGCAGATAATCATTTAAATGTTGGAGATGCAATAGAGCATGAAGATGAGTCAGCTGAGACTGAGAGTGATCTTCAATCTATTGAATTGAATATGGACAATGAGAATAAAAGCTACAACTGGAGTTATGCTTGTGAGAATGTTGCACATTTTGAGGCAAAAAGAGTTTCAATTGATAAAGATATCGGAAGGAGATCTTTTTCTGATTGGGGGAGTATTTGCTTCAACAAGGGAACTCCTAAAGGTAATAAACAAAAGGAGTTTGGTTTAAATATTGATGAAAGTTTTGATAAGCTTGAGAGAGAAAGATCAATTGAATTTGTTTTTGGAGATGAAATAGAAAAAGATAAGAAAGTGAGAATTATAGGACTATCATGA